TGTGGTAGTGATGGTGTACACACTTGGCAGTGGTAATGGTTGGAGAACCATTGGAGAATTCAAACTTAAATCTGACTATGTCTTCCGCGGAAATGGTGTCTTTGCGAATGGAGCTCTTTATTGGATGCATAGAGAAAAAAGGACTATTCTGGTATTTGATTTGGCTGATGAAATGTTTCGTGATCATCTTTCAACACCTCCTTTGCCAACAGACAGTTCATTAGGATCTTTCGGTGGATTTTTATTTTCTGCACATGGATGTTTCAATCAGGTCACTAAAAAGTACATGTGCTCTGAGTTATGGCTGTATAAAAAGAAGAATGATAACTATCACGCGAAAGAGCAAGACCAACACCAGTCGTTTGGATGGACTAAAGATTTAATGGCTGCAGCCAACATACCGTTGGTATTAAAGAAGAGTGGTTGGGTCTCAGTATTCCCTCATAAGAATACGTTTGTTTCCTTGGAAGATTTAGGAGAAGAAGGTGCACAAATAATGCAGCGTTGAAATTAAGAAGAGAAAAAGGGGTGATTAGGCAACTCTTTGTAGTACTGGATAGAACTCTGGGTACACATATATATGAACTGGTAATCTTCGTCTAGATCCTGTACGTTCCACTGACATTGTCTAAGTGAGTGTtgttagtatttttttttctttttttggctagttatattcacctttttgTTTATCTAATTTCTGTGGGATACTATGATGCAATCTTTAGTAGCTTATTTAGTTTTTGTTCACCGGAGTAGAGTAAGTATATGTAGGCGGAATCATTGAGAGTGTCAGAACTCTCGCGGTGTTGCTAGGAACCTCTTTCTTCTTACTGCATAACATTAGTTCAAAAATAAGCATCTcgattaaatacacaaaattcatgaaACCcgattacaattttttttttattatgaacTAGTTCGTCTTGTCTTGTGCATCCATGCAGCAAAATAATTTTAGCAGTCGACATCCTTAGAAAGGTTAAATTCCTCTTTAACCTTTTCAAGACATAGAAAGTTGCACGAAGAAAGATATTTCAGTTTCGTGTTTATATACCGTAATATCCTATGCTTAAAGTAGATGGGAAATATAATAAAACTTCAAGAATTCTGTAATACCACTTTCTATAACCCTGTTCCAGTATAATATGCCTGTTAGAACATGTAATTAAACAAACAATGTGGGAAAGGTAATTTACTTATAAGTGATCTCCGCTAAACTCATAAAAGGGGTTCTTATGAGATCCCCAAACTCTAGCTAGAATGGTAACTCCTTCCTCTTACCCCAGAGATGAAAAATCAGGATCCTGGCCAAGTTGGCTAGCCCTGTTGCTTAAACATGTACTCATGTATTACGTATAGTTATCTGATGCATGAATTGACCCTTTAATAACCGCAACTGTTCAAATTCAATATTTCGGCCTGTAATTTCTATGAGTTGCAGAAGTTGATTAAGTTAACCCACAAAAAAGACAGCGCGCAGAGGCCCCTCCATAAAATAGTTAGTTATTATCATGTAGACAGATGCAACTAACCTAATGCCTGCAGCTACTGGTTATGTTAGGCATGCATTGCAAGTTTGAAATCACATTAATGTGCGAATTACTGactcaaaactagtcataaaaatccaaggtgaccagatttgtggtacaaaaaccccactcaaatattgggattcattaaaattccaaatttgtggtacaaaaacccactcaaatgttgggattcattaaaattccatcttaaattaaattatacaaaacccccaaaattttaaaaacttgatacaaaaactccaaatttcaaaattggtttcatcaaattttatgatgaaaccaaaaattggtttcgtcaaattttatgaggtttcatcaaattttatgatgaaaccaaattttggtttcatcaaaattttgttttttgggatttttgtgttagTTTTGATTTGGCGGGTTTtctgtggatggatagtgactcctttggggttataactcgcgtacCGGTTACTGACTAGCTCATTAGGATAAGATGCCATATATACATGGGATCCATTGTCGTCCAATACAAAGGCATACCAGCAATTCAGCGGCTAATACCTAGAAATTTATAAGCAGTCATACACTGCGTCAAAAATGTCAAAATACTTCCAAATCATCGCAGTAGTGGCTAAGTTTCCTTGCAAAGATACAGCCTTCCCTTGGACATCGACAATAACATTATTTGAAAATAAACAATGACGTTATCAATTAACTGATGTTAAGCAATAAGAACAAAAACCAATAATCTACTAAAATATGCATCACGGTATCCCACTCTGATATTAGATTAAAAGAAGGCACATATAACAATAAATAAacctaaggaaaaaaaaaacactcctGTTCAGTAAAAGCAAATTGGATAGGAATACTCAAATAGACAATGTCAATTGAAAGTTTCTTTGGAGGGATAATGTCAATTGGCATTAGAATTTCGGATAGTTTTTCGCTATCGATTTTCAATATGCACCCAGAGATCTCATGCATAATCACGGCTTTTTCGCTTCTTAGTTTTAACTGACTCCACTGTTTTTGCATTTCCTTCTCCTAGTTCTTTCAACGAACCAAACGTATTCCTGTGAGGGGAAATTTGACAAAATTGCTCCTTAAAAGGCACCAATATCTTTTTCAAGGTAGAAGATTTTGCGTCATAAATACTGAGAAAGCTCAAACTGTAAGTTAAGACATCGCCGCTCTTCGTAAATGCTAATGGTATGCTATATACATTAGTAAACACTTTACTCCAACCCAGTGAACGGTGTTCATCCAGCTCTTTCATGGAATAATTATCATTATTCTTTTTGTATACCCATATGTCAGAAGACACGTACTGTCTACTAACTGAGCAGAAATGTCTATCTGCACAGAATAAAAACCCACCCAAAACTCCTAATACTAAATAGTTGCACGCTATTGGCACAAGAGGTGGTGAAAGATGCTCACAAAATTTTTCATCAGCCAAATCAAAGACCAGAATCATCCTTCTTGCTCTTGCATTGTGCatccaatgaagagctccattcaCAAAGACTCCATGTCCTTCGTAAACATAGTTAAATTCAAGCTTGAATTGTCCAATGTTTCTCCAGCCATTTCCACTGCCAAGGGTGTAAACAATAACCTCTACAAACTTGGGCACCTTATACATTAAAACAACTTTGTACTCACCGGTTGAAGGCAGATAACCAAATCCAAACCACCTTTGCTTAATCCGATAAAAATTAATCGTAGGTTGAGGAAGAAAAACGTACTCTTTTGTCATAGGGTTATACATACAAATATTCTCTCCCACAGCCCGTAGACATATCAAACCATTAAACGAACCAACATAGTTATATTTATAGTTCTGGATTGGAGGTGTTAGACTGATCTTTTTGAAATTATCAATGGGTTTATTATGATTCTCAACATATTCAAAATAGTAGAGCTTTTTATCCTGGGCCAAGGCAAGAAAACCCAGCTTACCGGAATCAGTAGAATAAGCTGCTGTTGCAGAATGATTGATGAGACGATTTGTGTGCATCTTATAGAACAGTGGATGCTTAATGAGGTCTCTCCATGTCTTGGATACCAATTTGCAATCCAGAACTGTTTCAGCCGGTAAACAAGTAAGAACATCCGATATGATCTCTGCCGGAAGATTGTTTAAATTATCCATGAAACCCCTTTCTTGTCGAAGAAAGCAGAACTCTCGTAGAGATTGGTGGTATTGTGAGAAATGATTATAGAGTTGATGGAATAAACAAATTCCTAAAGTATGCGTTTATTTACAAGAATAAAAAATTTTCCATATAACACAGATTCATAAAATAAATTTTTAATACGGGAACAAATAAATACGGCGTTTGAGTTACTCAAAATCGTACGATATCttttaattaatttgttttaaagAAACAAATCATATAAATTTGAGTAAATATTTCGTAGTAAATATTATGTGATATTTTATTAAATGATGTCAAATCCTGGATCCTCTATACCATAATGATTCCTGTTCGACTGTGCCAGCCAAGTAAAAAATGTCTAGGTGTTATTAAATTTAACATACTTGAAATTAGGTCATCTTCctttcaaaaagaaaacaaaacgaaGTCGCCCATATCACATATCAAATGGTTAATGTATTATCGTCTTGGAGAGTCCAGAGGTTTCATCTCAGTTCCTAACAATGTTGGAAGATGATCTAGAGATATATGCTAGCAATTTTGCTGCCCATACAACAATTTAAGCAATGACGGCGTTATGAATCAAATAAAGTTAAGCAGTAAGAAGAAATAGGTTTCCCTCGTACTATCGCAAAAGCTCTCGCACTCTTCACAATTTTACCTGCATATACATATTCTTCTCCTCCAGTTAACAAAATTCCTATAAACTACTAAAGCATGCATGACAGTAACCCACAGAAATTAAGTGCATACGCTTAACAAATAAGTATAGCTTAACCAAAGAAAAAAAACGTCAGAACCATAGAGTCGAAATAGAGTAATTGGATAAAAGCATACGTGAGACATATTGCAtaattttttgtatttatttccGTATGTATTAGTTCTCTGTAGTGGTATTGGGATCCCTTTTAAAACCCAAGCTTAATcccaaatataaataaataagacAGTATCAATGGAATGTTTGATTGAGATCTAGATGAAAATGACAAGTTCGTATATATGTATGTATCCAGAGATCTTATGGAATACTTTGAACAGCTGATTGTTTGGCTAATCACGCCTTTTTCGCTTCGTAGTTTCAACTGCCTGCATTATTTTGGTACCTTCTTCTCCTAGTTCTTTTAAAGAAACAAAGGTGTGGTAGTGAGGGAATACTTGACAAAATTGTTCCTTGAAATTTGGCAGCTCTGTGGACATGGTTAACATTTTTGAGTCATAAATATCAAAATAGCAGGGACCATAACCTGTATTCAAATAGTTGTAACCGTAGCCTAAGAGACAACCTTGCTTCGAAAATGATAACGGTATGCTAAATATAGCAATAAACTCTTTAGTCCAACCCCATGACGGGTGCTCTTTCATGTCATAATTATCATTCTTCTCTTTATACAGCCATAGCTCGGAAAACATGTACTTTTTGGTGTCTGGATTGTAGTATCTATGAGCACAAACTAAAAACCCACCCAAAACTCCAAATTCTGAATAACTGGCGCCTGCTGGCGAAGGAGGTGGTGAAAGATGTTCACGAAACTTTTCATCAGCCAAATCAAAGACTAAAATCATCTTATTTTTTGGGTGCATCCAATCAAGAGCTCCATTCGCAAAGGTACCATGTCCTTTGTAAATGTAATTATATTTGAGTCTGAATTTCCCAATGTGTCTCCAACCATTGCGACTGCCAAGAGTGTAAACCATGACTACCACATATTCGGGCTCCTTATACATTAAAACAACTTTGTACTCATTGGTGGAAGGAAGATAACCAAATCCAATCCACCTATCCATGCATCTTTCCATACACCGACTTAGAATTGATCTTAGGCTCAGGAAGATGAACGTACTCTTTTGTCATGGGGTTATAAATACAAATACTTTCTTTCAGCGCCCTTAGACATATCAAACCATTAAACGAACCAACATAGGTATACTTAACGTACTTAGATGGAGGTGTTAGATTGATCCTTCTAATTCTACCAATGGTGTCTCATGATTTTCATTGTATTCAAAATAGTAGAGTTGTTCATCCATAGCCAAGGCAAGAAAACTCAACTTACAAGAATCGGTAGAACAAGCCGCCGAATGACTAATGAGACGATTCGAGTGCATCTTAAAGAAGAATGGGTGTTGAATAAGATTTCTCAATGTTTTAGACACTAACTTGCAATCTAGAACTGAATCAGCGGGCAAACGAGTGAAAATATCAGATATAATATCTGCCGGGAGATTGTTGAAATTATCCATCACAACTCAACCCTTGTTGCTGTTCAAGAAAGCAGGAAGCAGCAAGCAGGACTTGGATAGAGAACAGTAGTTTTGTATTTTAAGAACGGAATATTTATAGGGCCGATGGAAAAACCAAATTCGGATGTAATACAAGAAAATAAACCTCATGTAGTCATACACTGACCAACCCATGAATAGAAGTTTCCATATATTTAAACCCGTGTTGTTTTAGCGTTGACTTTCAGCTCAGATCAGAAGCAGCAGCGGAGACTAGaaatttgggttttaattttcagTTGAAGAAGACTTCAAATTGGAGTTTAAGGTTTATAACGAATTGCATTTGCAAAATTGAAGAGTTATTCTACACTCAAATGGTAATTCGATATCTTTCCATCTGTTAATTCAGGGTTTTCGAATTACAAATTTTGGGGGTTTTCTTAGGGTTTTACTGTTAAGTTAATAATGGAAGAAGCTGTGAATGGATTATGTAGATGTGTCACTCTTTTTCAGAATTGGCAAGATGGAGCTGTGAATGGATTTGGGTTTTCCAATGGGTCATACTGCTATGGTGGGTACCTGATTGTTCACTCTTTTTTTGATTCTTATTCTCAACCTTTTCGATATATATCTTACGTGGCAATGAATGAACTGATGTCTGATGTTGTGTAGGTCTCAAGGCCACGGCTATTTCAAGATGAAAATCCACCAAGAAAGTCAGTCAGTAAGCATATATGAAGTTGTTATCGTAAATGGTATTGCTTAATTTTCTGCTGTCAGAGCATGTCCTATCTCATACTGATGTCTCCGCTATCAGTTTTCCGAAACTTGTAGACTCGACTCGTGACAGTGGTTGGACCTGTCCAAATTGCAGAAATATTAACCTCTCTTTTCGAACAGTTTGCAACATGAGAAAGTGAAGTACCCCTAAACCGGGATCACAGGTTTGTGCTGTGTTTTTCCCCAAGTGTTTGgaattgaaattaaaatcaaagcaGATGTTGAAGTAAAAGGATCAAGTAAATCGTTCTTAGttgcatcttcaacaacaatgaacaAGAACAAAATCGCACAATACAGGGGATGGTGACTGACACAATGGATATAAGAAGAATGTTGCTTGAAATACAGGGAAACCGTCAAAGCACTCCTGAGAACCATCAAAGCACTCCTGAGAACAGTCAAAGCACCTCTTGAGATGATTGTTGAGGGACCAACAGTTGAGATGTGCAtctctgtttctttttttttagctttATGTAAAATCAAGTGGTATCGTGTTTTTCTTCAGTTTAGAATTAGCTTTATGTTTCACTTTTGAAATTTGTAGTGGTATCATTTCTTTTCTTCAGTTTAGAATGTTAAGTTTCTTAATTAGTGGTGTCATTTAATGAACAATGTAGATATTTTCTATTGATGATTTGCTTCTTTTCGAAAAAATTTAGTAGTCTAACTTTGACGAATTACAATTTCTGAGTAAATTTGAAAAACATGAGACCTACTTTTATAAATTTATAATACAACGGATAATTCCTTCCCAAAAATTTGAAGCTCTGCGTTGCAAATGCGTATATATATTCCACGATTATAAACGTGGCCCATATTATATTTGTATCTACAAAACTTATGCGTGGTAAATATAATTATTTATATGACATAATAATAAGTAGTATATAATTATTATTCACGATGTTATTACGTGTTGAAAATAACATATATTAGCGACGGGTGTATCCGCAGCTTATGCGTCAATTTTATAATGCATTAATGCGTTGAAAATAAGGATTGTTTGTGACATCTTCAACCGTTATACATAAGATTTATTACCGACGGGTGTATCCGATGTGTATGCGCTCATTTTATAACGTATTAATGCACTGAAAACAAGGATTGTTTGTGGCATCTTCAACCGTTATACATAAGAT
This genomic interval from Papaver somniferum cultivar HN1 unplaced genomic scaffold, ASM357369v1 unplaced-scaffold_107, whole genome shotgun sequence contains the following:
- the LOC113328124 gene encoding uncharacterized protein LOC113328124 yields the protein MDRWIGFGYLPSTNEYKVVLMYKEPEYVVVMVYTLGSRNGWRHIGKFRLKYNYIYKGHGTFANGALDWMHPKNKMILVFDLADEKFREHLSPPPSPAGASYSEFGVLGGFLVCAHRYYNPDTKKYMFSELWLYKEKNDNYDMKEHPSWGWTKEFIAIFSIPLSFSKQGCLLGYGYNYLNTGYGPCYFDIYDSKMLTMSTELPNFKEQFCQVFPHYHTFVSLKELGEEGTKIMQAVETTKRKRRD
- the LOC113328123 gene encoding F-box/kelch-repeat protein At3g06240-like yields the protein MDNLNNLPAEIISDVLTCLPAETVLDCKLVSKTWRDLIKHPLFYKMHTNRLINHSATAAYSTDSGKLGFLALAQDKKLYYFEYVENHNKPIDNFKKISLTPPIQNYKYNYVGSFNGLICLRAVGENICMYNPMTKEYVFLPQPTINFYRIKQRWFGFGYLPSTGEYKVVLMYKVPKFVEVIVYTLGSGNGWRNIGQFKLEFNYVYEGHGVFVNGALHWMHNARARRMILVFDLADEKFCEHLSPPLVPIACNYLVLGVLGGFLFCADRHFCSVSRQYVSSDIWVYKKNNDNYSMKELDEHRSLGWSKVFTNVYSIPLAFTKSGDVLTYSLSFLSIYDAKSSTLKKILVPFKEQFCQISPHRNTFGSLKELGEGNAKTVESVKTKKRKSRDYA